CTTGTTCACGTAATGCGTTGATGAAGTTACTCAGTACTTTTTTGTCAAAAAATTCAGGACTCTTGATACCGTGAAGGGTGCCTAAACGATTGGCCAAAATGTCGCTTTCTTTCTCCAAATCTGGTCGTTTAATCCCTTGATTATTGATCACTAGACTGCTGGTTATTGCATAGCGCTCAAGTGTTAAGTGACATACTTTGCCAAGCATTTCGAGCTTGGCAAGGGCGCGATTGTCTTTACTCGCAACTGCCTTATTGCCATCAAAAGTGATTAATTCATGCTGTGCGAAGCTTGTTAAAATCTCTTGAATATAGCCATTCGGCATCGGAGTTAAAAACCACTCTTTGGCAAACAATGGATAAAGTCTTGCGAGTTTTTGCTCACACTCCTCGACCGTCATACTGTAACGATTGAATAGCATTTGTGCGAGGACACTAGGGACAGCAAACAGGTGTAAAATATTATTACGGTAATAGTTGAATAGTGTACGTTCTTTCTCTTTGATGGTGATGATGTCACCTAACCCATCTTGTAGTACTTCAAATTTATCGAGTTTAAGTGCATGGGCCAACAGAGCTTCTGCATCTTCATCAGGCTGAGTAATATGTGCATTGTACTTAGCGTGCTTTTGCAGTGCTAAATAAAAGCGCAGTTGCTCCAGAAGCTTTTGTTTGCTCAGTGCAAATTGCTCATTACTGAGCAGGATGGTCGCAAGCACATTAATAACATTCAAAGCGGCACTGGCGTTGATGTTCGTCATGATTTGGTCGGCGACATTGGCGACTTGATTGTTAAGCCATTGTGGTTTTGGTGCGTCTTCAGCTGTGATAGCTTGGCGCCAGTCAGGCTGGTGTTCATTTAAGTACTGATTGAGGTTTATGGGTTGGCCAAAGTTTAAATAACCTCGTCCGTAGTTACGTAGGTTCTTAATGGCTTTGAATACACCCAATACAGACTCATTTTTCTTGTTGTTACCAGCAAGCTCTTTGAGATAGGTATTTATCTCCATCACATGTTCATAACCGATATAAACAGGCACAATTGAAATTGGTCTGTCTATACCTCTTAGCATTGATTGCATGGTCATGGCCAACATGCCGGTTTTGGGTGGTAATAATCGACCTGTGCGGCTGCGGCCGCCTTCTGTGTAAAACTTAACAGAGTAGCCTTTGATAAATAGCTGGCTTAGATATTCTTTGAAAACCGCAGAATAGAGCTTATTACCAGCAAATGAGCGGCGAATAAAAAACGCGCCCGAGCGGCGGAAAATACCACCTGCAGGGAAAAAGTTTAGATTGACACCCGCAGCAATATGCGGCGGTACTAAGCCTTGATGGTAAATGACATAGGTCAGTAATAAGTAATCCATATGAGAGCGATGACAAGGTACGTAAATGATTTCATGTCCCTTGTCTGCCAGCGACCTGACTTCATCGGCATTTTTGACTTCAATGCCGTTATATAACTTGTTCCAGAGCCAAGTCAGTACGCGATCCGCCACACGTACCATGGCATCAGAGTAATTTGCGGCTATCTCATCCAGTAACTCTTGAGCGTTGAGCCTTGCTTCATGATGACTCAAGCCTTTTGC
This genomic window from Pseudoalteromonas luteoviolacea contains:
- the plsB gene encoding glycerol-3-phosphate 1-O-acyltransferase PlsB — encoded protein: MRFISQSLNALARWTNWLLVKSKLLPENPIEQFGLDPNLPTFYVTRLNSHSDLAAIYRMCQQLGLPSPMQSQKIGNTEVPRFIAMQNPTPLFAKSAKPSNALQLSKDIFHALKVNPESKAQILPVSVFWGRDPGKEKPGLGTLLSHSLTPSWLRKGLVILFSGRDSLVRFSAPIAVEQLMNDKADVEELPQKLLRVARVHFRRQQLAATGPKLPSREALFNSILAAPNIKKAIAEEAKAKGLSHHEARLNAQELLDEIAANYSDAMVRVADRVLTWLWNKLYNGIEVKNADEVRSLADKGHEIIYVPCHRSHMDYLLLTYVIYHQGLVPPHIAAGVNLNFFPAGGIFRRSGAFFIRRSFAGNKLYSAVFKEYLSQLFIKGYSVKFYTEGGRSRTGRLLPPKTGMLAMTMQSMLRGIDRPISIVPVYIGYEHVMEINTYLKELAGNNKKNESVLGVFKAIKNLRNYGRGYLNFGQPINLNQYLNEHQPDWRQAITAEDAPKPQWLNNQVANVADQIMTNINASAALNVINVLATILLSNEQFALSKQKLLEQLRFYLALQKHAKYNAHITQPDEDAEALLAHALKLDKFEVLQDGLGDIITIKEKERTLFNYYRNNILHLFAVPSVLAQMLFNRYSMTVEECEQKLARLYPLFAKEWFLTPMPNGYIQEILTSFAQHELITFDGNKAVASKDNRALAKLEMLGKVCHLTLERYAITSSLVINNQGIKRPDLEKESDILANRLGTLHGIKSPEFFDKKVLSNFINALREQGFISISEQQTINAESELEELQAFLTELLPARIWQSINDTV